TTATTCCAGGACTGCTTGGAATTTTCACAGGTTCATTTTTATTTGCTGCTTTTTATGAGAAATTTAGTAATTCAATAGATAAAGATAAATTTAAGGTTGATACACTGCCTGAACTTTTTAAGGTTAATCACTGGAAAGTCATTATTCCTTTATCTACTGTGATAATTATTTTTTTAGTCTGGCTCGAAGTTATAGGTTTTTAAGATGGATTTTGAAATAGCTTTAACTCTAATAATTCTGGCAGCTACAATAATATTATTTATAACTGAGACTTTTCGGGTAGATATAATTGCGATAATGGTGATGTTAACTTTAGGTTGGACAGGACTCATTAGCCCTGCAGAGGCTTTTTCAGGTCTTTCTAGTAATGCCGTGATAGCTATAATTGCAATTATGATCATAGGTTATGGGATGGAACAGTCTGGAGTGATGCAGAAGATAACTAAACCGCTGCTTGCTGTTTCTGGAAAAAACGAGAAGAGGTTAACAGTAATTCTCTCTCTTGCCTCCGGGGCTTTATCTGGATTAATGCAGAATATTGGTGTAATAGCATTATTTTTGCCTGTTGTCAGGAAAATGACTAGAAAGTTAAATTTATCTTTAAGAAAAGTTTTGATGCCGGTCGGTTTTGCAGTTATTCTTGGGGGAAATCTAACTATGGTTGGAGCGGGCAATTTAATTATTCTTAATGATCTTTTACTTCAGCAGGGTTCAGAACCTTTTAATTTATTTGCTGTATTTCCGATTGGGATTGTGGTTTTATTATTTGGAATTACTTATTTTTATATCTTTGGAGGTCTTCTGCTGCCTAAAGCTGAAAAAAAGGAAGAAAATTTTTTGGAAAGACAGCAGAAATTGATTGCAAATTGGGATCTCTCAACTAAAGCTCATAATTATATAATATCTGAAAAATCTATGCTTTTAAATAAGACTCTCGAAGAGTCAAAATTATGGGCAGATTATAATCTTTATCTGCTTGCTTTAAAAGAAAATAATGATATCTCATATGCCCCCTGGCGCTTTACCAGATTTGCTGCTGGTCAGGAACTGATTATTATGGGAGAAGAAGCTGATTTGCATAATTTTGCGGAAGATTATAAT
Above is a window of Halanaerobium saccharolyticum subsp. saccharolyticum DSM 6643 DNA encoding:
- a CDS encoding SLC13 family permease codes for the protein MDFEIALTLIILAATIILFITETFRVDIIAIMVMLTLGWTGLISPAEAFSGLSSNAVIAIIAIMIIGYGMEQSGVMQKITKPLLAVSGKNEKRLTVILSLASGALSGLMQNIGVIALFLPVVRKMTRKLNLSLRKVLMPVGFAVILGGNLTMVGAGNLIILNDLLLQQGSEPFNLFAVFPIGIVVLLFGITYFYIFGGLLLPKAEKKEENFLERQQKLIANWDLSTKAHNYIISEKSMLLNKTLEESKLWADYNLYLLALKENNDISYAPWRFTRFAAGQELIIMGEEADLHNFAEDYNLISKEECEHCLNHRELEDTAFAELMIPPRSELTGKSIRDIAVRKNYFVNPIYLIRGKKEIGDDFSDLTLRPGDTLVVYGPNQNIRNLKKENELILLTALPNKDSEANKPFLAIGSFLLSILLIILGFNLGLAFFTGAVLIILSGIVKPNEIYQAVDWKTVFLLTGLIPLGIAMENTGAASYLANLMIMPLKNGPVFLILLAVALLASIFTLFMSNVAATVVLVPLVMIIGNQMGISPRGLALLAAVSASNSFILPTHQVNAFFMSAGDYKSSDYLKAGSFLSFIYIFIASLIIYLFYI